The Alphaproteobacteria bacterium SS10 genome includes a region encoding these proteins:
- a CDS encoding efflux RND transporter permease subunit, which translates to MNFSHFFVDRPVFAAVLSIITIVVGMIAFNALPMTQYPEIAPPTIVVSASYPGANAQTIADTVAAPLEQEINGVEDMIYMLSQSTSSGELSITVTFALGTNLEDAQVLVQNRVATAEPRLPEEVRALGVTTRKSSPDLMMVVHMESPDNSRDQLYISNYALLQVRDVLSRIDGVGEVRMFGARDYSMRVWLDPQRMGELSLTTGDVVAALREQNVQVAGGALGQPPVANPPAFQTQLQLRGRLDSVKAFEEIVVKTGDDGQLVRVKDVARVELGAESYVNNSYKSGSPAVALAIFQRPGSNALDTADQVLTTMEELSEGFPQGVGYDVIYNPTQFIEESIAELLRTIAEAVALVTIVMLIFLHSWRAAIVPIAAIPVSLIGTLAVMQAFGYSINNLTLFGLVLAVGIVVDDAIVVVENVERNIAEGKDPRTATHVTMTEVATALIATTLVLVAVFVPSTFLSGITGQFFKQFGLTIATATVISSINSLTLSPALCAILLRKKEHHCSDEEAKKLSLLQKAARAFDKGFDKLSNGYAWLVAKVIEGRAVMLVLYTVLIALTAWNFQRVPTGFIPQQDQGYIITVVQLPAGASLARTDEVTRRVEQLMLETDGIVHTATFAGFNGATFTNASNAAAVFSAFAPFSERMPKGLTANRILAETNQKVQSVLDANVFVVPPPPVRGIGNAGGWKMMIQDRRGRGLDVLNQATQDLMVAAWQDSSSVAVFSPFQANAPQIFIDVDRVRAEKLNVPVSNVFNALEVYIGSVFVNDFNLFGRTFQVRAQGDAPFRLVEEDIRRLETRSTTGAMVPLGSLIEFRYEAGPERVPRYNIYQAAELQGNAAPGVSSGDAIKRMGELADQILPPGISYAWTDLAYQEVNIDTNPLIIFALSVLFAFLVLAAQYESWSLPLAIVLIVPMCLLSALAGVQLLGLDNNILTQIGFIVLIALACKNAILIVEFAKQEEANGKGIVEAAIESCRTRLRPIMMTSFAFILGVVPLLIASGAGAEMRQALGTAVFFGMIGVTVFGLVFTPVFYVLIRKTLTSLGFDKPGPKVAGSDGQDDGRAEVPAAE; encoded by the coding sequence GTGAACTTCTCCCATTTCTTCGTTGATCGGCCCGTCTTTGCTGCGGTCCTCTCCATCATCACCATTGTGGTGGGGATGATCGCGTTCAACGCGCTGCCGATGACCCAGTATCCAGAGATTGCCCCACCGACGATTGTGGTCTCCGCCTCCTATCCGGGGGCGAATGCCCAGACCATCGCCGATACGGTGGCCGCTCCGCTTGAGCAGGAGATTAATGGCGTTGAGGACATGATCTATATGCTCAGCCAATCCACCAGCTCTGGTGAGTTGAGCATCACAGTCACCTTTGCCCTCGGCACCAATCTGGAGGATGCGCAGGTTCTGGTTCAGAACCGCGTCGCGACGGCTGAGCCGCGCCTGCCTGAAGAGGTGCGCGCGCTGGGTGTGACGACCCGTAAGAGCTCCCCCGATCTGATGATGGTGGTGCATATGGAGAGCCCGGATAACAGCCGGGATCAGCTCTATATCTCCAACTACGCCCTGCTTCAGGTGCGCGATGTCCTGTCCCGGATTGATGGGGTCGGCGAGGTGCGCATGTTTGGTGCTCGCGACTACTCAATGCGCGTCTGGCTGGACCCGCAGCGCATGGGGGAGCTGTCGCTGACCACGGGTGATGTGGTCGCCGCCTTGCGTGAGCAGAACGTACAGGTGGCGGGCGGTGCCCTTGGACAGCCGCCGGTTGCCAACCCACCAGCCTTCCAAACACAGCTACAGCTGCGCGGTCGCCTCGATAGCGTTAAGGCGTTCGAAGAGATTGTTGTGAAGACCGGCGATGATGGTCAGCTGGTGCGGGTCAAAGATGTGGCCCGGGTTGAGTTGGGGGCGGAATCCTACGTCAACAACTCCTACAAATCTGGCTCACCAGCCGTTGCCCTGGCGATCTTTCAACGCCCAGGATCGAACGCCTTGGATACCGCCGATCAGGTGCTGACAACAATGGAGGAACTCTCTGAAGGGTTCCCGCAAGGTGTCGGCTATGACGTGATCTATAACCCGACCCAGTTCATTGAAGAGTCGATCGCCGAACTTCTCCGCACCATTGCCGAGGCGGTGGCCCTGGTCACCATTGTGATGCTCATCTTCCTGCATTCTTGGCGCGCGGCGATTGTGCCGATTGCCGCCATTCCGGTGTCCCTGATCGGCACGCTGGCGGTCATGCAGGCCTTTGGCTACTCGATCAACAACTTAACCCTGTTTGGTCTGGTGCTGGCGGTTGGGATCGTGGTCGATGATGCCATTGTGGTGGTTGAGAATGTGGAACGGAATATCGCCGAGGGTAAGGATCCACGAACCGCAACCCATGTGACCATGACCGAGGTGGCAACCGCGCTAATTGCAACCACGCTGGTGCTGGTTGCCGTCTTTGTCCCTTCCACCTTCCTATCGGGCATTACCGGCCAGTTCTTTAAGCAATTCGGCCTGACCATTGCGACGGCAACGGTTATCTCCTCGATCAATTCACTGACCCTTAGCCCGGCCCTCTGCGCGATCCTGCTGCGGAAGAAGGAGCATCATTGCAGTGATGAGGAGGCGAAGAAGTTAAGCCTGCTGCAAAAAGCGGCGAGGGCCTTTGATAAGGGCTTTGATAAGCTCAGCAACGGCTATGCGTGGCTGGTCGCGAAGGTGATTGAGGGGCGGGCCGTCATGCTGGTCCTCTACACCGTTTTGATCGCGCTGACGGCCTGGAACTTCCAGCGCGTGCCGACCGGCTTCATCCCGCAACAGGATCAGGGCTACATCATCACGGTGGTTCAACTGCCCGCTGGTGCTTCCCTAGCCAGAACGGATGAGGTGACGAGGCGGGTTGAGCAGCTGATGCTCGAGACCGATGGGATTGTTCACACCGCTACCTTCGCTGGTTTTAACGGCGCCACCTTCACCAATGCCTCAAATGCCGCTGCCGTCTTCTCTGCCTTCGCGCCTTTTTCTGAGCGGATGCCAAAGGGGTTAACGGCCAATCGCATCTTGGCTGAAACCAATCAGAAGGTTCAGTCGGTGCTGGATGCCAATGTTTTTGTTGTGCCGCCACCGCCGGTGCGGGGCATTGGTAATGCCGGTGGCTGGAAGATGATGATCCAGGATCGTCGGGGACGTGGGCTTGATGTCCTGAACCAGGCAACCCAGGACCTGATGGTTGCCGCCTGGCAGGACAGCTCTTCTGTTGCTGTCTTCTCACCATTCCAGGCGAACGCACCGCAGATATTCATCGATGTGGATCGCGTGCGAGCGGAGAAACTGAACGTGCCGGTCTCCAACGTGTTCAACGCGCTGGAGGTTTATATCGGCTCCGTCTTTGTGAATGACTTCAACCTGTTTGGCCGTACCTTCCAGGTTCGCGCCCAGGGCGATGCGCCATTCCGTTTGGTTGAGGAAGATATCCGCCGCCTTGAGACGCGTTCGACTACCGGCGCCATGGTGCCCCTCGGCTCGTTGATTGAGTTCCGGTATGAGGCGGGACCAGAGCGGGTGCCACGCTACAACATCTATCAGGCAGCGGAGTTGCAGGGTAATGCTGCACCGGGCGTCAGCTCTGGTGATGCGATTAAACGGATGGGCGAACTGGCTGATCAGATCCTGCCGCCAGGCATCAGCTACGCCTGGACCGATCTCGCCTATCAAGAGGTGAATATCGATACCAACCCGCTGATCATCTTCGCGCTTAGTGTGCTCTTCGCCTTCCTGGTGTTGGCTGCGCAGTATGAGAGTTGGTCACTGCCGCTGGCGATTGTCTTGATCGTGCCGATGTGCCTGCTCTCCGCCCTGGCGGGTGTGCAGTTGCTTGGCTTGGACAACAACATCCTTACCCAGATTGGCTTTATAGTCTTGATAGCCCTGGCCTGTAAGAATGCCATCCTGATCGTGGAATTCGCCAAGCAGGAAGAGGCAAACGGGAAGGGGATCGTTGAGGCCGCGATTGAGAGCTGCCGAACCCGGCTACGCCCGATCATGATGACGTCCTTCGCCTTTATCCTTGGCGTGGTGCCTCTACTGATTGCCTCAGGGGCTGGGGCTGAGATGCGTCAGGCGCTGGGCACGGCCGTCTTCTTCGGCATGATTGGCGTCACCGTGTTTGGTCTCGTCTTCACGCCGGTCTTCTATGTCTTGATCCGCAAGACCCTGACGTCACTGGGTTTCGATAAGCCAGGGCCCAAGGTGGCTGGATCAGATGGTCAGGATGACGGACGCGCTGAGGTTCCAGCGGCGGAGTAG
- a CDS encoding efflux RND transporter periplasmic adaptor subunit, which translates to MFSIWPSPIRAALFLALPLVALTACEDQAQQQAGGAPPPPTVTVAEPLVRDVIEEAEYTGRFEAVEFVELRARVSGYLDSINFQPGDVVQAGDLLFVIDQRPFQLDVDRAEADLSQERTALRLAIRERERAEQLVANRNISESVFDERVQTEQASRARIQASQAALRQAQLNLEFTEIRAPVSGRISREQVTVGNLISGGTANATLLTTISSVDPIYFFFDVNEADYLRFARVAANQGDAERTRVTLALADETEFINQGEVDFVEPRFDFETSTVTLRAVLDNPNGTFIPGLFAKVRVPATDEFEAILVPDDVVGTDQTTRFVYVIGEGDVAEARPVITGPLIEGFRVIEEGLRPGERIVINGLQRVRPGAPVTPEPGEIRDVFAESRP; encoded by the coding sequence ATGTTTTCGATCTGGCCGTCACCCATCCGTGCCGCGTTGTTTTTGGCACTGCCCCTTGTCGCCCTGACGGCGTGTGAGGATCAGGCCCAACAGCAAGCCGGTGGGGCACCACCACCGCCTACCGTCACGGTTGCCGAGCCTCTCGTCCGCGATGTGATTGAGGAAGCGGAATACACGGGTCGGTTTGAAGCGGTGGAGTTTGTTGAGTTACGCGCCCGGGTTAGCGGCTATCTCGACAGCATCAATTTCCAGCCTGGCGATGTGGTTCAGGCGGGCGACCTGCTTTTCGTTATTGATCAACGGCCATTCCAGCTCGACGTTGATCGCGCTGAGGCGGATTTGAGCCAGGAGCGAACGGCCCTACGCCTAGCCATCCGTGAACGTGAGCGGGCTGAGCAGCTGGTTGCCAACCGTAACATCTCTGAGAGTGTGTTTGATGAGCGAGTGCAGACTGAACAGGCTTCCCGTGCTCGTATTCAGGCCTCACAAGCAGCGCTGCGCCAGGCGCAGCTGAACCTTGAGTTCACCGAGATCCGCGCGCCAGTGTCTGGGCGAATTAGCCGGGAACAGGTCACTGTCGGGAACCTGATCAGCGGTGGGACGGCCAATGCCACCCTCCTGACCACCATTTCCTCGGTAGATCCGATTTATTTCTTCTTTGATGTGAACGAGGCGGATTACCTTCGTTTTGCCCGGGTGGCCGCCAATCAGGGCGATGCCGAACGGACCCGCGTAACCTTAGCGCTGGCTGATGAGACTGAGTTTATCAATCAGGGTGAAGTCGATTTCGTTGAGCCACGCTTTGATTTTGAGACCAGCACGGTCACCCTCCGCGCTGTTTTGGATAACCCCAACGGTACCTTCATCCCGGGCCTGTTCGCCAAGGTTCGGGTGCCGGCCACCGATGAGTTTGAGGCGATCCTGGTCCCCGATGACGTCGTTGGCACCGACCAGACAACCCGATTTGTCTATGTAATCGGTGAGGGTGATGTGGCTGAAGCCCGGCCGGTGATAACTGGCCCGCTGATTGAGGGGTTCCGGGTTATCGAAGAAGGGTTGAGGCCGGGTGAGCGGATTGTGATCAACGGCCTGCAGCGTGTCCGCCCTGGCGCTCCAGTCACGCCGGAGCCCGGTGAAATCCGCGACGTCTTTGCGGAGAGCCGGCCGTGA
- a CDS encoding tetratricopeptide repeat protein yields MNRQERRRQEKLRQKTLSDQDLKNPQIMLEKGFAHQQAEEYEVATELYTQVLAIDAENADAHHMLGAIAYAQGQHEVAFERISEALKIDEQNAGYWTNLGNALKELDRIEDAVKAYENALAVNPEFTVAAFNLGNLYRETDELDKAIFAYQRALEVDGDYAEAWLNIGTAYQAKGDNEGAETAYSRTVALDPEYPDAHNNLGNLLIDLGRHDEAEAAIDKALALAPEFPDAFFNKGKLAEAKGDSEAAKISYTKAVELDADFDDAKEALAKLG; encoded by the coding sequence ATGAACCGCCAGGAACGCCGGCGCCAGGAAAAGCTGCGCCAAAAGACCCTGTCTGACCAGGACCTCAAGAACCCGCAAATCATGCTTGAGAAGGGCTTCGCCCACCAGCAAGCGGAAGAGTATGAGGTTGCGACTGAGCTCTACACCCAGGTGCTGGCCATTGATGCTGAGAATGCCGATGCCCATCACATGCTGGGCGCCATTGCCTATGCCCAGGGCCAGCATGAGGTTGCGTTTGAGCGGATCTCTGAGGCACTCAAGATCGATGAGCAGAATGCCGGTTACTGGACCAATCTTGGCAACGCGTTGAAAGAGCTAGACCGGATCGAAGATGCGGTGAAGGCCTATGAGAATGCGCTGGCGGTGAACCCTGAATTCACCGTGGCGGCGTTCAACCTCGGCAACCTCTACCGTGAGACTGACGAGCTGGATAAGGCGATCTTCGCCTACCAGCGCGCGCTAGAAGTTGACGGCGATTACGCTGAGGCATGGCTCAACATCGGTACGGCCTATCAGGCTAAGGGCGATAATGAAGGGGCAGAAACCGCCTATTCCCGCACCGTTGCCCTCGACCCCGAATATCCAGATGCCCACAACAATCTGGGCAATCTGCTGATCGACCTGGGGCGCCATGATGAGGCGGAAGCGGCCATTGATAAGGCCCTGGCCTTGGCACCAGAGTTCCCCGATGCCTTCTTCAACAAGGGCAAGCTAGCCGAAGCTAAAGGCGACAGCGAAGCCGCGAAGATTTCCTATACCAAGGCGGTTGAGCTAGATGCCGATTTCGATGACGCCAAAGAGGCGTTAGCGAAGCTAGGCTAG
- a CDS encoding FkbM family methyltransferase produces the protein MSFKATDQKPIFQADFLEVRQCRRGVFGYYLTDMRQAVSLGRYGELFDPQVSLLLELVEPDDLVIDVGAGLGAYTIPLARKLIRGGGIVQAFEPARLNHQTLVMNVGLNRLVNVFDHRLAVGAEAGVKNVPLMNPLKKQDFGTLPEDADQGEPVQVITLDQLGLQRCRLIKVDVSGGELAVLQGAVNLIRTLGPVLFISYPGNYEPIRELLEFLEAEDYEAWWHFADMFQASNFAQADTNHFPGQMPDTNILALPKAAKATFPNMERVIGLDDWRQAALKRSTE, from the coding sequence ATGTCTTTCAAAGCCACAGATCAAAAACCAATCTTCCAGGCGGACTTCCTTGAGGTTAGGCAGTGCCGTCGAGGCGTCTTTGGCTACTATCTGACCGATATGCGGCAGGCAGTATCCCTCGGCCGATATGGGGAGTTGTTCGATCCGCAGGTTTCACTGTTGCTCGAGTTGGTGGAGCCGGATGATTTGGTCATCGATGTTGGTGCCGGGCTCGGCGCCTACACCATTCCCCTAGCGCGTAAACTGATCCGTGGCGGCGGCATCGTTCAAGCGTTTGAGCCTGCCCGCCTTAACCACCAAACCCTGGTGATGAATGTCGGCCTAAACCGCCTGGTGAACGTCTTTGATCACCGGTTGGCAGTTGGGGCGGAAGCCGGGGTCAAAAACGTGCCGTTAATGAACCCCCTGAAGAAGCAGGATTTCGGCACGCTGCCTGAAGATGCGGACCAGGGTGAGCCAGTTCAGGTGATCACGCTCGATCAGCTGGGGTTGCAGCGCTGCCGCCTAATCAAAGTTGATGTCAGCGGTGGTGAGCTCGCGGTGCTGCAAGGTGCCGTGAACCTGATCCGCACGCTGGGGCCGGTGCTGTTTATCTCTTACCCCGGCAATTACGAGCCCATTCGAGAATTGCTCGAGTTTTTGGAAGCCGAGGATTATGAGGCCTGGTGGCATTTCGCCGATATGTTCCAGGCATCGAACTTTGCCCAGGCCGATACAAACCACTTCCCGGGCCAGATGCCGGACACAAACATCCTCGCCTTGCCAAAAGCAGCTAAGGCCACCTTCCCCAATATGGAGCGGGTGATTGGTCTGGATGATTGGCGTCAGGCAGCGCTTAAGCGCTCCACCGAGTAG
- a CDS encoding DedA family protein, producing the protein MLATLTNPIRRLYNWSLEVAAHRHARWYLAAVSFADSSFFPIPPDVMLIPMALADRARAFGHAAICTLASVLGAVAGYAIGALLFELVARPILALYGYEAVFENFGDYYREYGAWIVMAAGFTPLPFKVVTIASGTVYMNLAVFILAAALSRGARFFLVAGLLYWIGPPIRNFIDKHLPWLSLLGLALLIGGFMALALLI; encoded by the coding sequence GTGCTAGCAACCCTCACCAACCCAATCCGTCGGCTCTATAATTGGAGCCTTGAGGTGGCAGCCCACCGGCATGCCCGTTGGTATCTGGCGGCCGTCTCCTTTGCCGATAGCTCGTTCTTCCCGATCCCGCCGGATGTGATGCTGATCCCGATGGCGCTGGCCGATCGTGCACGTGCCTTCGGTCATGCCGCGATCTGTACCCTCGCCTCAGTCTTAGGTGCCGTTGCGGGTTATGCCATCGGCGCCCTGCTGTTTGAACTGGTGGCCCGCCCAATCCTGGCGCTTTACGGCTATGAAGCCGTGTTTGAGAACTTTGGCGATTACTACCGCGAGTATGGTGCCTGGATTGTCATGGCGGCCGGCTTCACGCCGCTGCCGTTTAAGGTGGTGACCATTGCCTCTGGCACCGTCTACATGAACCTAGCCGTGTTTATCTTGGCAGCCGCCCTATCGCGGGGCGCTCGGTTCTTCTTGGTTGCCGGGTTGCTTTATTGGATTGGCCCACCGATCCGGAATTTCATCGACAAACACCTGCCCTGGCTGTCTCTGCTCGGCTTGGCCTTGCTGATTGGCGGGTTTATGGCGCTTGCCCTGTTGATTTGA
- a CDS encoding disulfide bond formation protein B — MGTAEFNAIAGPEAFRAGPRITGRMAGVGALIIALFMLGFALISQYAFGLQPCELCVVQRWPWVAVLVLAIGAIATAHHKFAQAMLLLTIGLALFANTAIAGFHVGVEQGWWAGLASCSPALPTGGSIEELRAHLLAAPTVSCGDVTWSLLGISMAGYNMLISFGLGALMAIKAWQVQGEPVDQH; from the coding sequence ATGGGCACCGCCGAGTTTAATGCGATTGCCGGGCCGGAAGCGTTCCGGGCAGGCCCACGCATTACCGGACGGATGGCCGGCGTTGGCGCCTTGATTATTGCCCTGTTCATGCTGGGCTTCGCCCTCATCAGCCAATACGCCTTTGGCCTTCAACCCTGTGAACTCTGCGTTGTTCAGCGCTGGCCTTGGGTTGCCGTGCTGGTGCTGGCCATTGGTGCCATCGCCACCGCCCATCATAAATTTGCCCAGGCTATGCTCTTGCTAACCATCGGCCTCGCCCTGTTCGCCAATACGGCGATTGCTGGCTTTCATGTCGGCGTGGAACAGGGCTGGTGGGCTGGCCTAGCAAGTTGTTCGCCCGCCTTACCAACCGGCGGCTCCATTGAGGAATTGCGCGCGCATTTACTGGCGGCCCCAACCGTGTCATGCGGTGACGTCACCTGGAGCCTGCTCGGCATCTCAATGGCTGGTTACAATATGCTGATCTCTTTTGGCCTGGGTGCGCTGATGGCAATCAAGGCCTGGCAAGTTCAAGGCGAGCCTGTCGATCAGCATTAA
- a CDS encoding alpha/beta hydrolase: MSSKDAISYFLSKDLRITAKDGLPLAATLYEPTAATGLTAPLCLVIINSEAGVKRSFYEPFAEHLAGRGAAVLTYDYRGIGGSLTSEIREAEASITQWGKLDAAGALDWAQQYIAKLPVFVIAHGLGGQLVGLTEEPDQANEYLFIASGLDHHLFWPKTDRMRRNWRYGVKLPMLIRTFGYLPRGSLANSTDLPAAAALRIAKWARDEDGAYGVEKTPGFEALTAPITAYSFSDDEWTSAIAAEGLLDCYPNARSVHIPLTPFRAGVEEIGHDGFFNSASEDLLWPRATEWLRREIPLVMAEREAAEAAEREAQGLPPKPTKQQIARAAKLRAIAGTEAARKAAEAAAIAEQEAAKQAAEEDENARRSSRRRGARAGRRARRSVDNAVRAAGSAVRAAVSNEGAPADATEDRRSALAERRAERAQRRAARAEAQQKDAAASTPAIAAKPSGDVDQATGMPIPNADEARRQAAAIARMAKASEQPKVPVPRGDSGGEAGAARVVGDGGTSGGTGNKSIRDQFRRVPTRRQKSVRDTDVE, from the coding sequence CCGCCAAGGATGGCTTGCCGCTGGCCGCAACGCTTTATGAGCCAACGGCGGCAACTGGCCTGACCGCGCCCTTATGCCTGGTGATTATCAATTCAGAGGCTGGGGTTAAGCGCAGCTTTTATGAGCCGTTTGCCGAGCATCTGGCTGGCCGTGGGGCTGCGGTTCTAACCTATGACTACCGCGGTATCGGCGGCTCGCTGACCAGTGAGATCAGGGAGGCTGAAGCCAGTATCACCCAATGGGGTAAGCTGGATGCGGCTGGGGCCCTTGATTGGGCACAGCAATACATCGCCAAACTGCCGGTCTTTGTCATCGCCCATGGTCTTGGTGGTCAGCTTGTCGGCCTGACCGAAGAGCCGGATCAGGCGAATGAGTACCTGTTCATCGCATCGGGGCTAGACCACCACCTGTTCTGGCCAAAAACGGATCGGATGCGGCGCAACTGGCGCTACGGTGTGAAGTTGCCGATGCTCATCCGAACTTTTGGCTATCTGCCACGCGGATCGCTGGCCAACAGCACGGATTTGCCAGCTGCAGCCGCCCTGCGCATCGCCAAATGGGCGCGGGATGAGGATGGCGCCTATGGCGTTGAGAAAACGCCTGGGTTTGAGGCGTTAACGGCGCCGATTACCGCCTATAGCTTCAGTGATGATGAGTGGACCAGCGCAATCGCGGCGGAAGGCCTGCTGGATTGCTATCCAAATGCACGGTCTGTTCATATCCCGCTAACCCCCTTCCGCGCTGGTGTTGAAGAGATCGGCCATGATGGCTTCTTTAACTCGGCGAGTGAGGATTTGCTGTGGCCCCGGGCGACCGAATGGCTGCGCCGTGAGATTCCATTGGTGATGGCCGAGCGTGAGGCGGCGGAGGCGGCCGAACGTGAGGCCCAGGGGCTTCCACCTAAACCAACGAAGCAACAGATTGCCCGTGCTGCGAAGCTGCGGGCGATTGCTGGTACAGAGGCCGCCCGCAAGGCAGCTGAAGCTGCAGCGATCGCTGAACAAGAGGCGGCTAAGCAAGCGGCCGAAGAAGACGAGAATGCGAGGCGCTCAAGCCGTCGTCGCGGGGCCCGCGCAGGGCGGCGCGCACGGCGAAGCGTGGACAATGCCGTACGCGCTGCCGGTTCTGCCGTACGTGCAGCGGTTAGCAATGAGGGCGCACCAGCTGATGCCACCGAGGATCGTCGCAGTGCCCTTGCCGAACGCCGGGCTGAACGGGCACAACGCCGCGCGGCTCGTGCTGAGGCCCAGCAGAAAGACGCAGCTGCCAGCACGCCAGCCATAGCGGCAAAACCCTCGGGTGATGTTGATCAGGCAACCGGTATGCCGATCCCGAATGCCGATGAGGCCCGCCGCCAGGCCGCCGCCATCGCACGAATGGCGAAAGCTAGCGAACAACCCAAGGTGCCGGTTCCACGCGGTGACAGTGGTGGGGAGGCGGGTGCTGCAAGGGTTGTGGGTGACGGCGGTACATCCGGTGGCACGGGCAACAAGAGCATTCGCGACCAGTTCCGGCGCGTGCCGACCCGCCGCCAGAAAAGCGTCCGCGATACCGATGTTGAGTAA